A DNA window from Pontiella agarivorans contains the following coding sequences:
- a CDS encoding DUF2357 domain-containing protein, translated as MSSELSINFKSGSREPLARMTVFGEAGITSLTENGRYEYELDSPRFSLKEVPRVITHSRIHHDNERGRIEPGNYVGLLKLELLDKETGVTVSTTHIDIRSTKLGYEDEYRSMLENIADRCADFLLQLESPVEQPLIPDGLTEATLAQRLYFLKSLLGGEDFQQAIQRIVTMPNTQWREEFRTIDVHRSRRLGRYEVRQLASAGRRMEVPAGHPLRDTMETIPKRIEIRDKRDTVDTPENRFVKHTLILFFQTLEDLIARLTAQGDEMYPGLRSEITMLLEDLEETLSHDMFKQVSQPELLPLNSPVLQRKEGYRQVLRAWMLFELAARLSWDGGDDVYEGGKRDVAALYEYWVFFKLLDLVSGLFELKKTPVENLINDKDLVLKLKAGKQLPIEGIYRGAGRPLSVEFSYNRTFGGKKDYPAGGSWSRQMRPDYTLSLWPDGFTQDEAEEQELITHVHFDAKYKVDSLTKLFGGENENLDEEKAAQRAGNYKRGDLLKMHAYRDAIRRSAGAYVLYPGNEKEQMPFRGFHELLPGLGAFPLRPNNPDDGSVALERFLKEVVAHVCNRATQREQQTYHTYRIHKDDPPDAVREAVPERDESGRMAPAKEIFVIHGWHNGDENLAWVLKSGLYNFRTGERRGSLRLHHSVSGASYLLLHGAGEFRSGGTLFKITGEGPRIFSKEDLIKNDYPGNPSQYCYLMFDVEPLDRCDPLAAYDWDLKKIEGIDDRRGSPVPKKGIPLNTFMKGAVPKKER; from the coding sequence ATGAGCAGTGAACTGTCAATTAATTTTAAATCAGGAAGCCGTGAGCCTCTGGCGCGGATGACTGTGTTCGGCGAGGCTGGAATAACATCGCTGACCGAAAACGGACGGTATGAATATGAACTGGACTCACCCCGCTTTTCGTTGAAGGAGGTCCCGCGCGTGATTACTCACAGCCGGATTCATCACGACAACGAACGGGGCCGGATTGAGCCGGGCAATTATGTCGGACTGCTGAAGCTGGAGCTTCTTGACAAGGAGACCGGGGTAACGGTTTCGACGACGCATATCGATATCCGTTCAACAAAACTGGGTTATGAAGATGAATACCGCTCGATGCTGGAGAATATCGCGGATCGCTGTGCCGATTTCCTGCTGCAGCTGGAATCTCCTGTTGAACAGCCGCTCATTCCTGATGGACTGACGGAAGCCACGCTGGCGCAGCGGCTCTATTTTCTGAAGAGCCTGCTGGGTGGTGAAGATTTTCAGCAGGCGATTCAGCGGATTGTCACTATGCCGAATACGCAGTGGCGTGAAGAATTCCGAACCATCGATGTGCACCGAAGCCGTCGGCTCGGACGGTATGAAGTCCGCCAGCTTGCTTCGGCCGGACGGCGCATGGAAGTGCCGGCCGGGCATCCGTTGCGCGATACGATGGAAACGATTCCCAAGCGAATTGAAATCCGTGATAAGCGGGATACGGTGGATACGCCGGAAAACCGCTTTGTGAAACATACGTTGATTCTGTTTTTCCAGACCTTGGAAGATCTGATCGCAAGACTTACGGCTCAGGGCGATGAGATGTATCCGGGACTCCGTTCTGAAATCACCATGCTGTTGGAGGATCTGGAGGAAACTCTTTCGCACGATATGTTCAAACAGGTATCACAACCCGAACTGCTGCCGCTTAACAGTCCGGTGCTTCAGCGCAAGGAAGGGTACCGTCAGGTGCTGCGGGCCTGGATGTTGTTTGAACTGGCAGCCAGACTAAGCTGGGACGGCGGCGATGATGTGTATGAAGGCGGCAAGCGTGATGTGGCGGCCCTTTACGAATACTGGGTCTTTTTCAAACTGCTGGATCTGGTGTCCGGTTTGTTTGAACTGAAAAAAACGCCGGTCGAGAATTTGATTAACGACAAGGATCTGGTGCTGAAGCTGAAGGCCGGAAAACAACTGCCCATTGAAGGGATCTACCGAGGCGCAGGCCGCCCCCTTTCAGTCGAGTTCAGCTATAACCGGACCTTTGGCGGTAAAAAAGATTATCCAGCCGGGGGCTCGTGGAGCCGTCAGATGCGCCCGGACTATACGCTCTCGCTCTGGCCGGATGGCTTTACGCAGGATGAAGCCGAAGAACAGGAACTGATTACACATGTTCACTTTGACGCAAAATACAAGGTGGACAGTCTCACGAAATTGTTCGGTGGAGAGAACGAGAATTTAGATGAGGAAAAAGCGGCCCAAAGAGCAGGAAATTACAAGCGCGGCGACCTATTGAAAATGCATGCCTACCGCGATGCTATTCGACGTTCGGCGGGAGCCTATGTGCTTTACCCCGGAAACGAAAAGGAACAAATGCCTTTTCGTGGCTTCCATGAACTGTTGCCCGGCTTGGGCGCATTTCCACTGCGCCCCAATAATCCAGACGATGGCTCCGTTGCTCTTGAGCGCTTTCTGAAAGAGGTGGTGGCTCATGTGTGCAACCGGGCAACCCAGCGCGAACAACAGACCTATCATACCTACCGGATTCACAAGGACGATCCGCCGGACGCTGTACGTGAAGCTGTTCCGGAAAGAGATGAATCCGGACGGATGGCTCCTGCAAAAGAGATTTTTGTAATTCACGGATGGCATAATGGTGACGAGAATCTAGCTTGGGTGCTGAAATCCGGACTTTATAATTTCAGAACCGGAGAACGGCGCGGATCGTTGCGTCTGCACCATTCCGTTTCCGGGGCTTCTTATCTACTGTTGCATGGGGCCGGTGAATTCCGGAGCGGTGGAACGTTGTTCAAGATTACGGGCGAGGGACCGCGTATATTTTCAAAAGAAGATCTCATTAAGAATGATTATCCCGGGAATCCTTCACAATACTGTTACCTTATGTTTGATGTAGAACCATTGGATAGGTGCGACCCTCTTGCGGCGTATGACTGGGATCTGAAAAAAATTGAAGGTATTGATGACCGGCGCGGGTCTCCTGTTCCGAAAAAAGGCATTCCCCTCAACACGTTTATGAAGGGGGCGGTTCCCAAAAAAGAGCGCTGA